A genome region from Mastacembelus armatus chromosome 8, fMasArm1.2, whole genome shotgun sequence includes the following:
- the gpr139 gene encoding putative G-protein coupled receptor 139, translated as MEHSHIFTVLSPNGSTWGPGQYPSEIAQGCPLGPLPVIYYSILLCLGLPANILTVVILSQLVLRRQKSSYNYLLALAAADILVLLLIVFVDFILEDFILATPLPPSLNSAVQVLEFSSIHTSIWITVPLTIDRYIAVCHPLRYHTVSYPARTRRVIFAVYIGCLLSAAPYYWWPELWHSLPGLGNSGVGGEGKGRTVAQHVLVWAHCATVYLLPCTVFFSLNAVIVRKLRRRRSCFRLRGYSTGKTTAILLAITSIFAVLWAPRTLMILYHFYSPPPASQGASRLLHMLTDLANMLALLNTGVNFFLYCFISKRFRGMAANVLQALVHCRKQPPPFYASHNFSITSSPWISPANSHCIKMLVYQYDKNGKPICISS; from the exons ATGGAGCACAGTCACATCTTCACTGTTTTATCCCCAAATGGCAGCACCTGGGGCCCGGGGCAGTACCCCTCTGAGATTGCCCAGGGATGCCCTCTCGGACCACTACCTGTCATCTACTACAGCATCCTGCTCTGCCTCGGCCTGCCGG CTAACATCCTGACGGTGGTCATCCTGTCCCAGCTGGTGCTGCGTCGTCAGAAGTCCTCCTACAACTATCTCCTGGCTCTGGCAGCTGCTGACATCCTAGTCCTACTCCTCATCGTTTTTGTCGACTTCATTTTGGAGGATTTTATTTTGGCCACACCGCTGCCTCCGTCCTTAAACAGTGCTGTGCAGGTGCTGGAATTCTCCTCCATCCACACCTCCATCTGGATCACTGTGCCTCTCACCATTGATCGCTACATTGCTGTTTGCCACCCACTGCGCTACCACACAGTCTCCTATCCAGCCCGCACACGAAGGGTGATATTTGCTGTGTATATTGGGTGCTTGCTCTCTGCAGCTCCATATTACTGGTGGCCTGAGCTGTGGCACAGCCTGCCTGGGCTGGGCAATAGTGGTGTAGGAGGAGAGGGCAAAGGGAGAACCGTGGCCCAGCATGTCCTGGTGTGGGCCCACTGTGCCACTGTCTACCTCCTGCCCTGCACTGTCTTCTTCTCCCTCAATGCTGTCATTGTGCGTAAGCTACGCAGGCGCCGCAGCTGTTTCCGTCTCCGTGGCTACTCTACTGGAAAAACCACCGCCATTCTTCTCGCCATCACTTcaatttttgctgttttgtgggCACCACGCACCCTCATGATTCTCTACCACTTCTACTCCCCTCCTCCAGCCTCGCAAGGTGCCAGCCGCCTACTCCACATGCTCACTGATCTGGCGAACATGCTTGCATTGCTCAACACTGGCGTCAATTTTTTCCTTTACTGTTTCATCAGCAAGCGTTTCCGGGGCATGGCAGCCAACGTGTTGCAAGCACTGGTCCACTGTCGGAAGCAGCCACCGCCATTTTACGCCAGCCACAACTTCTCCATCACAAGCAGCCCCTGGATCTCACCTGCCAACTCCCATTGCATCAAGATGTTAGTGTACCAGTATGACAAAAATGGAAAGCCCATCTGTATTTCTTCTTGA